The following is a genomic window from Oligoflexus sp..
TCCAGGGAGAAGCTGCCAGACTGTGGAACAGCGGCCGGTATAATAACGTCCACGGCCGAGCCACCATTCACGGGGGCAGGTGTGCTAACTACTGAAACTTTACAAGATGCGTTATTTTCCCAGCCCCAGCCATCGCCGTCAGGATCCACACTCGAACTTGAACATACTGGAGTATCCGTAGGCTGAACAGGCAAAGGGATGGGGCCATCATCGTTCGTATCGGATGAACCATCTTCCACACTGCCTGGTGCGGCGGGACAATCGTCTTGACCGCGTGACAGTGAGCCTTTTAAATCGCCGTCAACGTATTCCCAACAGTAACTCTCTTTAACCTGTAGAATTCTTGAGGCCTTGCCGCAATTGGAATTCGGTACTTTGGCAAAATTCGGCTGACTGTAGCAGTAGCTGTACTCTTCATTCCAAACGTAAGTTGTTGGGGGCGGTGTACTCGAGCTGTAAACGACAGGGCAATCTTCCTGCCCGCGATTGAGAAGACCTTTATAAACACCGTCAACTGTCAGAAGGCAATAGCTCTCCTTGATTTCGAGCTGCCGCGAAGCTTTCCCACAGCGGTAGTTAGCCACCTTTGCAAACGGGGAAGTCTGGTAGCAGTAGAGGCCTGTTTCGTCCCATTTGTAGACAGGAGCTGGGGTCGTTGTGCCTCCAGAATTTGATGAGCAGCCTCCACTAGCGGGACATGAATGAGTTGCCCAGTACATGGATTGGAATCCGCACCGGAGTTGCGCATCAACCTGGGTCAAAGCCCGGTCACGTAGAGTAGGAGTGTATTTTGTATAGCTGCCGCCACCCAGGCACGAAAGGTTTTCCGTTTCGCAGCATACGAATTTGGTTCCGAAAGTCTGGGCGCTCACTCTTTCCGTGAAGCCCAAAATCCCCAACAGACATAGGAAGAAAATACGAGGCATCATCATGCAAAGCTCCTAATTATAGCAGATTACGTAGCAATGACGTGTTTTGCGAGGCGTCAAGATATAGCCGAATAGTTTTTTTGAAGCAACTTAAGTTTTGTGTAGAAACAAACAAAAGCGGGCAAGGACGATCAATATAGAGATTAGCTATTCAATCATGAGGTACTGAATTTTCTGCAATATAGTCGCTTCTGGTGGTTCCATAGCATGGTTCATTGGATAACTGTTTCAAATTCCTGGAAATATTCGGGGATCGCACCAACTTTTCACTACAAGAGAAGACCATGTCCTGGAAAAACAACGTTCTTAAAGCGGTATGTTTGGCGGCTCTTATGAGCTGTGATGGCGCCACTGAAAGCGGCTCGGAGCTCAAGCGGGAGGCGACGCCCGAGAGCCCAACGTCCAACCTTGTTAGGGTTCGTGATGGAAGTCGCATTGATTTTGTTATGGTTTCGAACAACAGGGGCTACAAGTTGGCCTGTGACAATCCACTCAAACTCAACAGATTGATTGAAGCCACTGGCTATCCCGCAAACCTGATTTCCACGACTCAGGTCCTCGAAATGGACTCGCAGGCCTACCTGGACCTGGCGCCCAACGAGCAGCCCGTCCTCAGCTGCGTGTCTGATAAAAAGGTCCTCTATCGAGCCAATATAGATCAAACCACAAAATACTTCTTTTCAGACCCCGTCAAGGGCAAGACTCGACTTTATATGTTTGGGTGCCAGGCTCTGGTGGATGCCATGGGGTTTCAATTGGCTAATGCCACGGAGTTGAGTGCCAATTTCATCGACGATCTGAACATTTTCTCGGTTGCTAATGATGATGACATCAGCTGTATCAGCGGTGTGCCTGTTGGCGCCGGGGTGAAGTGGAAATCGGGAGCAAATACAGAGAAGCTCGTCGCTCAAGGAACGGACATAGGATTCACCAGCTTTGAAGCCCTTCTCCCCAACGGAACGACCGCGCCTTTGACGATTACCAAGGAGGTCGGCCGTTGTGATTGGATTCAGAAAATCTTCTTGGGTTCGGGCCTGCTCGTGACTGGGAAGTCGCCAGACGATTTTTACAACCAATCCTGTGAATTGACCATTACGGCCGCAGCCAAGACTCCGCTCGAGACTAGCCTGAAATTTAACGCCGCTACGGCTAAGGTCCAGCCCGTTGTAACAACGGATTGTTCGTTGAACCGTAAGTATTCCAAACCTTCAGAATTTAATCCCTGCAGCGTGACAGCTGATAAAGGGACCGTGACCTTGACGGTCAAACCTGAGGCAAACTGCCAGGACGTATTCAAGTTTGATGCTTCGACCCGCAAGCTCAGTCTAAGCGATTTGCCGCTGCTTGGAGTATCGTGTCATGCAGAATTCAGTGCAGAACTCAGTGGAGTTGTCTCCGAACCTAAAACTGTAACTGTGGAGCGCGTATGCGCGTTAGGGACTAAACCTAATGCTACAGGGACATGTGAAGTCGTAGCGTGTGATTCCGAGCATAGGTATCAGGATTCCTGGACCGTTCCATCGGATGAAAGCAAGGGGTACCGTTTGATGTATTGCCCGGCTACAGGGATTGCGGAAGATCGTGGACTTGGTTCGTGTTTCGCTGGATATGAAAAGCGCATGGATCAGTGCCGTAAGGCCTGTGCTTCCGATTTCCTTGAAGGCGATGTGCGGACGTCCGGAATTGCGAACGGATCTTTGACTGAGATCTGCAAGAATGGTGATA
Proteins encoded in this region:
- a CDS encoding carbohydrate-binding domain-containing protein — protein: MMMPRIFFLCLLGILGFTERVSAQTFGTKFVCCETENLSCLGGGSYTKYTPTLRDRALTQVDAQLRCGFQSMYWATHSCPASGGCSSNSGGTTTPAPVYKWDETGLYCYQTSPFAKVANYRCGKASRQLEIKESYCLLTVDGVYKGLLNRGQEDCPVVYSSSTPPPTTYVWNEEYSYCYSQPNFAKVPNSNCGKASRILQVKESYCWEYVDGDLKGSLSRGQDDCPAAPGSVEDGSSDTNDDGPIPLPVQPTDTPVCSSSSVDPDGDGWGWENNASCKVSVVSTPAPVNGGSAVDVIIPAAVPQSGSFSLDIYLNQSNSVNAVVYVKEDGGNYTVVAEQYLTLSPGYNQVTVNINQTLSLRLAYRLEVRFNEGNYSREVYSTTIFAR